In the genome of Candidatus Phytoplasma solani, the window ACTTGCAACAAAAGAAAATGGTTTTATTACAAAAATTTCCTTATTATTTAAAGTGCTTATTAAATTTGCTTTTTCCTGGCCGATCTCTTTTTCTGAAAGTGCATGTGAAATAGTAGTAAAAAACAAAGTACTATTTACTGTAGTATAATAAACGTCCCCACCCTTAGTTGTAACAATAATTTTATTCATATGTTCTGTTCTCATAATGCTGCCTCCTAACTCAAAAATTTTAATAGATTCTAAAGCCTCAGGTCTATTAGATTCCTTAGAAGGGGCATCTTTTATTTTTTGGATTAATTCATTATGATTACAACGACCATCTTTGTCTTCCCATTGTTGTCTAAATTCAACAAAAAGAAAATATCCCAAAAAAAACACACAAGTTAAAATTAAAAAAAACATTGGTCTTTTTAATATTCTAGTAATTTTTTTTATTGACATATTAATTTCCTTCAAAATCTTTTTAATTTAGATTTTTTTTGATATTTTGTGTAAATAAAATAAATATAAATGATGACAAAAATACTCAAAGTTGTAATTGTTGCATATAATAAAGAACGTGAGATAGTATCAAAATTAGGATTAGCAAGATTTTGAAGTTTGATAACTTTTTTAATTTGTTCTTTTTCATATTTTTCTAAAGAATCTTTTAAATTGATTTGCGAAACATTTGTTTGTTGGTTAATAACAGCAATACGAGCTGCTTCTTGTGTAAAATATTTAATACTTGCTGGACTCATTTTTAATGTAAAACATTTGTCTGTTAATTCTGAAATGTAATCTTGTATTAAGCAATTAGATTCACAACGAATTTTTTTTAAATACATTTCCAATATTAAACAAGTGTTTGGTCTATCAGGTAAATCAATTAAAATCTTTTTTTCTAATCTACCAGGACGAGTCACTGCTGCATCTAAAATATCTTCTTTGTTGGTTATACCAATGACAACAATAGGTTTAGAGTTTGTTTGTAGTCCATCTAATTCCGCTAAAAATTGATCTATAAGGGAATTATGAGCTCTAACAGCTCCTCCGCTATCACCTTCAACAGAACCTCTTACAGATAAAATACTATCAATTTCATCAATAACAATAATAGCGGTTTTATATTGTGATCGTGCTTTTTGAAACATACTTCTTACTTTGGTTTCGCCAACTCCAGGAGAATCTGATATAAATTCAGGACCAACATATTCCTCATAGTGTACTTTATCGCCTAATTCTTCTTTTAACTGTTGAGTTAAATAAGTTTTACCAGTTCCTGGTGGTCCATGTAAAATATATCCTTTAGGTACTGCAGCACCCATATCTACATAATTTTGATAATTTTTAATATTTTCATAGATATGTTTAAATTCATTTTTAACTTCATCGCCAATTATCACATTCGCTAAAAAAGGTCTTTTGCTAAAATTTACTTGTACTTCGCCAGTCCCTTGAGAAGAACTAACTGTGGCATTTGTTTCAATTATGTTATTAATAGTTGCTTTTTGTGGTTCAAACAAACAATTTTTTTCTTTAATAGCATCTTTGATGCCTTTATCATGAACTAATATATTTCCTAAGTTTGTAACTTGTATTATGTCTGATAATCGTTGTTGGATTGCGAAGGTAACTTGCACTTCTCCGCTAAATTGCCCAGAAGTAATTTTTGCTTTTGATGCATTATTAATGATTTCTACGGATAATTGTTCTTGGTTAATTGTTCTATTAGGATTTTTTGAAACGATAGCTTGTTTAATATATCCTTCAGTTTTGTATTGTAACTCACCTAAATCTGTAGTTTGTAATATAGTTGATAAATTGTTGTTATTTTGGGCGTTAACATTATCAACATTGAAACAAAAAAGAAAAAAGATAAAAATCATTATGAAAGATAATAAATTTTTTTTCAAGAAAAAAATCTTTTTGTTGTTATTCATTAATTAAATTTGCCTTTCTGTTTAATTATTTGTTACAAAAAACATGTGTAATGTCATCAATTATTTTCTTTTAGTTCTTCTATTTTTTTTCATATAATAATAGGAACCACCACTTCCAGCACTCAAAACAACAACAATTCCTAAAAGTAACCATAACCATGCAAATGATTCTTTTTTTGGTTCTGTTGTTGGTGTTCTTGTTGATGGGGAATTTTTGCTTGTGGAATTACTTATTGCTGTATCTTGTGTTACTGAGGATGTAAAACTTTGATTATCTGTATTTGTTGTATTGATTTCTGATGAAGTTGTTTGTGAAGATTGAGTCAAGATATAGGGGACTTCAATAACTCCACTATAATTTGAATCTGAAACAATTACAAAGTTTTCATTTTCTGGAAATTCTACTTTTAATGTGGTATTTTCTTGTAATTGAGGATTATTACATTTAATGGCTGCTAAAGCTTCATCATTATTTTTATTATTGATTGTAATTGTTATTTTATTGATTAATAAATTATTTATTGATAAAGTATTTTGTTGCTCTACGACAGGTTTGGGCAAAACAACATAATCATTTGGTAGACCTGTTTTAGGATCGAATGTGAAGATCTGATCAATTGTTTTGCCGTCGGTTTTGAATGTGGTTTGTTTGGTTAGATTTCCTGTTTGTGGGTCGTATTCATTAGTAAATTCAACTTTGTTTTCATCATTTTGGAACTTAGTGTGTTTAATTTTTTTGCCATTTTGAGGATTAATTTTTATAATAATTAAAGGATTTACACCATCGGGTTTATATTTAGTTGCCTTGCAATTATTTGTTTGAGGGTCGAATTCTTGGATGTATTCAATTGTTTTGCCGTTGTCGTCATTATAGTAGGTTTCTTTGATAAGTTCCTCTGTTTCAGGATCGAATTCTTGGATGTATGCAATTGTTGTGCCGTCGGATTGGAATTTAGTTGCTTTGATAAGTTTCTTTGTTTCAGGATCGAATTCTTGGATGTATGCAATTGTTTTGCCGTCGGATTGGAAAAAAGTTTCTTTGATTTTATTGTTATCATTATTATAACCAATATCATAAGTTTGGTCTATATTATAATTGATATCCCCATTATCATCAAAACATCTTGAAGTTAATTGTTTCCCTTGGTTGTTGTAAATTTTAGGTTGCTTATTTAAAAAATTACAACGTTGTTGTAAACTTTCAGAAGTATTTGTAAATTCATTTTCTTGAGGTATTCCTTGGGTTATTTTACCAATTTCTTGAGTATGCTCTTCATCACTATAAAATTGTAATTCTGGATTTTTAAATAAAGCATCTACTGGTTTTTGTTGGCCTGAATCTTCGGAACTCGCAAACACTATATTTACATTTAAAAATAAACAAAATATAAAAATAAAATTAATTATTAAAAAAGAATGTTTTTTTATTAAATTCATTTGCAATCATTAAACCTTTCATTTTAATGCATAAAATTTAAATATAACAATTATTATTTTTGAACCTTTTTTCTTTTATAATTTTAATAAACTATAGCAATAGCAATTTTCAAAAACACAACTACTATTAATTATAATTATACACCAAAAAAAAAAAAAAACAAGTTTAACACTCAGAAAAATTAATTTACTAAGATTTTAACTTGGTTTTTTTACTAATTTTTCATTTTTTTAAAAATTGTTTTTTTATTTTTTTTAACTATAAAAATTTGCCTTCATAAGAATTGTACTTTTTAAAGTTAAAAACTTTATCAAAAAAAATTAGCTAAAATAAAAAAATGTTTTTACAAAAGCAAAAAAAGACCCACTTCTAAAGTGGGTCTTTTACTAATAAAAACAATAAATAAATTTTTATTAGTTTATCATTTGGTTTGCATTTCTTATATGATTTGTTTTTGTTTTTGAATTTTATCAATAATATTTCGATTAGTAACGTTTAAATCAATCTTACCGAAAGAAGTGTTTATGATATCTTCTAATGATAAATTTTTTTCTTTCAATAAAAAAATAAGAGCGTGAAAAAAACAATAACCATCTCCTCTAGTGTCTTTAGGTGTTTGGATAAAAAAATGAAAATTGTTATTTTTCATCCTTAAATCAATAGGGTTATCATCGCAAGAAAAAGAAGATAACAAATGTTTATCATTGATTATTAAATTGAGTTTATGTTTTAATTGTTGTCCTAAAAAATCAAGAGTTCCTTGAATTAAAGAAGTGCTTGCAGTTTGCAAAGAACAATTTAAAACATTGTTTTCAAAAACATCTTTATCTCCTTGTAAAATAAGTAAATAATGTTGTTTAAATCGATCATCTTCTAATCCGTTTACAAATTGATTTAAACCTAAATATGCTAATTTATGGGTTAATTGATCTGATATTTTATTCAAACAAGTTACAGGTTTTTTAATTTTTTGATTTTTATTAACTATTTTTAACAAAAGGTTGACAAAACAAAAAAGAAACAAAATAAAACAAATAAATATTATAATACTTTTTTTAATTATTTTTTTCATTGTTAATTTTTAATATAACTTACTTATTTTTTCTTAATGTTAAGAAAGTTATAATTTTTTAGTTAAGAAAAAAATATTTTTTTAATACGCCTTTAAATTTTCTAATATAAGATAATTATAACACAATAGTATTAATCAACAACATAAAACAAAAGAAGAAACTAAATAATTTAGTTTTTTTGTTAAAATGATGTTTTTTTAGTAATTTGTTCATTTAAACAAATAATAAAATCTTCGATATTTATTTCAGTTTGAGTTGTTTTACCATATTTTCTAAAAGTAAGCACATTTTTAGTAATTTCGTTATCACCAATAACTACTTGATAAGGGATTTTTAATTTTTGAGCTTCTCGAATTTTATAACCTAAAGTTGTTTCTTTTGAATTAATTTCTATCCTAAAACCTTTAGATAATAAAATATCTTTTATTTTTTGAGTATATTCTAAATGCAAAGAAGAAGAGGAAACAGGAATTAAAAGTATTTGCAAAGGAGCAAGCCACAAAGGAAAAATACCTTTATTTTCTTCGATTAAATGAGATAAAAAGCGTTCCAAAGTCGAAACAACAGCACGATGAATCACAACTGGACGACAATGTTTATTATTAGCATCAATAAAAGTTAAATCAAATTTTTGCGGTAATAAAAAATCTAATTGAATGGTTGATAAAGTTTCTTCATTACCTAAAGCAGTAAACACTTGAACATCTATTTTAGGGCCATAAAAAGCAGCTTCGCCGATTGCTTCTTTAAAAGGTAAATTAAGTTCTTCAATTGTATTTTTTAAAATTTTTTCTGCATGTTGCCACATATGATCATCTGGAAAATATTTTTCTTTATCTTGAGGATCGCGATAACTTAAACGAAACTCATATTTTTTAATTTTAAAATCATGATAAACTTCTAAAATTAAATTAATTATTTTTTTTATTTCTTCTTTAATTTGATCGGTTCTTGCAAAAATATGAGCATCATTAAGAGTCATTTCTCTTACTCTTTGCAAACCTGCAACAGCACCTGACTTTTCAAAACGATGCATCATCCCTAATTCAGCGATTCTTAATGGTAATTCTTTATAACTACGAGGGGTTTTTTTATAAATCATCATATGATGTGGACAATTCATCGGTCTTAAAACCAATTGTTCCCCGCTTGCTAATTGCATCACAGGAAACATGTTTTGTGAATAATGTTCTAAATGACCGGAAATACGATAAAGTTCTGTATTAGCCATAATTGGAGTATAGACATGATGATATTGATGCATTACTTCTTTATCAACAATATACCTTTCAACAATACGTCTCAAAGTAGCTCCTTTAGGTAACCAAAAAGGTAAACCTACACCTACTTCTTTAGAAAACATAAATAATTCTAATTCTTTATTAAGTTTTTTATGATCGCGTTCTTTTCTTTCTTTTAACAACTGCAAATAATTAATTAAGCCTTCTTTTTTAAAAAAAGAAGTGCCATAAATACGTGTTAAGGTTTTATTTTTTGCATTTCCTTGAAAATATGATCCAGATATTTTTAAAAGTTTAAAATATTTCATTAGGGAGGTTTTTAAAAGGTGTCCGCCATGGCAAAGATCAATAAATTCCCCTTGTTGACAAATAGTAATGACTTCTTCTTTGTGTTTTTCTAATAAAATCAATTTGTAAGGGTTATTTGCAAAAAGCTGTTTCGCTTTATCATACGTTACTTTTTCCATTGTGATTAAGTGATTTTCTAAAGCAATTTCGTGCATTTTTTTTTCAATTATTATCAAATCTTTTTCTGTAACAGAATGACTTTGAAAATCAATATCATAATAAAATCCTTCTCTAATAGCAGGACCAATTGTTAAAAGAACTTGAGGATAAAGTCTTTGAATTGCGTGAGCCATCAGATGGGTTGTACTATGGTTTAAAACATCTAATGATTTCGGATTTTCTTCGGTCAAAATTTCTAATGTTCCATCCTGCATTAAAGAATAATTAAGTTCAACTAGTTTTTGATTAAAAAGAGCTGCAACTGGTTTTTTAAAAGTAGTTTTTAACAAAGTTTTCCAAATTTCCAAAGGAGTTACTTTCGCAGGAAATGAATGTATTTGATTATTTAAAAGATTAATTTTAATCATAAAATAACCCTTTCTTTGAATTTATTGCTATTTAGATGATTTTTTATACCCAAAAAATATTATAAATTATTTTATACATAGATAATTAAAGTTTTTGCAAATAAACAAATATGTCTTTTTCTAAAGATTTAATAAATGGGGTAATTTCTCGATAAGAAGGCAAAAACAAACTACATGCACGAAGGTGTCCTTTAAAACCATATTTTTTAACAACATTATAAATTTCAGGTCCATTAGAACAAAGACGAACTTTAATTTCTTGATTAGGCATTTCTAAAAAAAGAATATAAAAATAGTAATTTTCTAAATGGGACAACAAATGAACAGCTGAAAAAGCCTCTTCTAAAGTTAAACCAAATTTTTGAATAATCTTTTGAGAAACATGCACATAAACAAAATTTTTTGCAACAACAATATTTTGATAGACATAGCCTTTATATTGTAAAACATTTATTTTGGATTTTTTAATTTTTTTTTCAACCCAAGTAATATCGATGCCATACTTTAATAATTCCGATGCAATTCGAAAAGTATGACTACTAACTCGATGAAAACTAAAATTAAAACTATCAGTTAATATTCCTGCATAAATAGCTAAAGCGCCTGGATAAGTTAATTTTAAATTTAATTTTTCTTTAAGAAGATAAATCATTTCTGAACAAGAACAAAAAGAATCATCAACCCATTCATAATGACCATACTTTTCTATTAAAATATGATGGTCGATTCGAATAATAAATTTACCTAATTTAAATCTTTGATCACTAATGCTTTTTAGTTCACCAGAATCAACTACAAAAACTAAAGCATTCTCATAAAGATTATCAGTTATTTCATCCATTGATCCTAAAAAAGATAAATTAAAGTGTCTTTCTCCTACTGTATAAATTTTTTTTTCAGGAAAAGTAGTTTGCAACATATTTTTTAAACCAAATTGAGATCCATAAGAATCAGCATCTGAATTAATATGTCCATGAATAATAATAGTATCAAAAGCATTAATTTTTTCTTGAATTAATTTCATCTTTTTTCTCTCTTTAATTTTAAAAATTATATTTAATATATTTAATACAAAAAAATAGCTAAAAAATTATATACCATCAATAAAAATAAGATAAAATAGTTATAAAAAAATTAAAAAAACAGGAAGGGTTTAATGTTTTTATTTTCCTAAACAAAATCTAGCAAATAACTCCTTAATTAAATTATTTTCTTGGTTATCACCGATAATTTCTCCTAAAGCTTGATAAGCTTTTGTTAGATCAATTGAATAAA includes:
- a CDS encoding AAA family ATPase; amino-acid sequence: MIFIFFLFCFNVDNVNAQNNNNLSTILQTTDLGELQYKTEGYIKQAIVSKNPNRTINQEQLSVEIINNASKAKITSGQFSGEVQVTFAIQQRLSDIIQVTNLGNILVHDKGIKDAIKEKNCLFEPQKATINNIIETNATVSSSQGTGEVQVNFSKRPFLANVIIGDEVKNEFKHIYENIKNYQNYVDMGAAVPKGYILHGPPGTGKTYLTQQLKEELGDKVHYEEYVGPEFISDSPGVGETKVRSMFQKARSQYKTAIIVIDEIDSILSVRGSVEGDSGGAVRAHNSLIDQFLAELDGLQTNSKPIVVIGITNKEDILDAAVTRPGRLEKKILIDLPDRPNTCLILEMYLKKIRCESNCLIQDYISELTDKCFTLKMSPASIKYFTQEAARIAVINQQTNVSQINLKDSLEKYEKEQIKKVIKLQNLANPNFDTISRSLLYATITTLSIFVIIYIYFIYTKYQKKSKLKRF
- a CDS encoding DUF2963 domain-containing protein, which codes for MNLIKKHSFLIINFIFIFCLFLNVNIVFASSEDSGQQKPVDALFKNPELQFYSDEEHTQEIGKITQGIPQENEFTNTSESLQQRCNFLNKQPKIYNNQGKQLTSRCFDDNGDINYNIDQTYDIGYNNDNNKIKETFFQSDGKTIAYIQEFDPETKKLIKATKFQSDGTTIAYIQEFDPETEELIKETYYNDDNGKTIEYIQEFDPQTNNCKATKYKPDGVNPLIIIKINPQNGKKIKHTKFQNDENKVEFTNEYDPQTGNLTKQTTFKTDGKTIDQIFTFDPKTGLPNDYVVLPKPVVEQQNTLSINNLLINKITITINNKNNDEALAAIKCNNPQLQENTTLKVEFPENENFVIVSDSNYSGVIEVPYILTQSSQTTSSEINTTNTDNQSFTSSVTQDTAISNSTSKNSPSTRTPTTEPKKESFAWLWLLLGIVVVLSAGSGGSYYYMKKNRRTKRK
- the thrS gene encoding threonine--tRNA ligase; protein product: MIKINLLNNQIHSFPAKVTPLEIWKTLLKTTFKKPVAALFNQKLVELNYSLMQDGTLEILTEENPKSLDVLNHSTTHLMAHAIQRLYPQVLLTIGPAIREGFYYDIDFQSHSVTEKDLIIIEKKMHEIALENHLITMEKVTYDKAKQLFANNPYKLILLEKHKEEVITICQQGEFIDLCHGGHLLKTSLMKYFKLLKISGSYFQGNAKNKTLTRIYGTSFFKKEGLINYLQLLKERKERDHKKLNKELELFMFSKEVGVGLPFWLPKGATLRRIVERYIVDKEVMHQYHHVYTPIMANTELYRISGHLEHYSQNMFPVMQLASGEQLVLRPMNCPHHMMIYKKTPRSYKELPLRIAELGMMHRFEKSGAVAGLQRVREMTLNDAHIFARTDQIKEEIKKIINLILEVYHDFKIKKYEFRLSYRDPQDKEKYFPDDHMWQHAEKILKNTIEELNLPFKEAIGEAAFYGPKIDVQVFTALGNEETLSTIQLDFLLPQKFDLTFIDANNKHCRPVVIHRAVVSTLERFLSHLIEENKGIFPLWLAPLQILLIPVSSSSLHLEYTQKIKDILLSKGFRIEINSKETTLGYKIREAQKLKIPYQVVIGDNEITKNVLTFRKYGKTTQTEINIEDFIICLNEQITKKTSF
- a CDS encoding DHH family phosphoesterase — encoded protein: MKLIQEKINAFDTIIIHGHINSDADSYGSQFGLKNMLQTTFPEKKIYTVGERHFNLSFLGSMDEITDNLYENALVFVVDSGELKSISDQRFKLGKFIIRIDHHILIEKYGHYEWVDDSFCSCSEMIYLLKEKLNLKLTYPGALAIYAGILTDSFNFSFHRVSSHTFRIASELLKYGIDITWVEKKIKKSKINVLQYKGYVYQNIVVAKNFVYVHVSQKIIQKFGLTLEEAFSAVHLLSHLENYYFYILFLEMPNQEIKVRLCSNGPEIYNVVKKYGFKGHLRACSLFLPSYREITPFIKSLEKDIFVYLQKL